Proteins encoded within one genomic window of Synechococcus sp. PCC 7335:
- a CDS encoding ABC transporter permease: MLKYLLKRTLLAIPTLIAISMVIYLVLSLAPGDPLGELANSPSITAQVRENIRRALGLDQPIYIRYVKWATAFLTGNMGYSFVSPVPVSELIWQRLPTTLWIVGSAYICAILVAFPLGVLSALKRYSWIDQLVTTFAFAGFSIPPFFTGLLFILLFSVMLGWLPFIYDSTLVVNSLGSLWQQIKQSIMPVAVLTLFQTAVLMRYIRAAVIEQLNLDYVRTAYAKGLSSWQVIIRHVLRNALIPVVTLIALDMPAVFTGALVTEQVFRVPGIGSLLIDSINRKDTPVVMSITFIYAILIVLFNLVADLLYSVLDPRIRY, encoded by the coding sequence ATGCTCAAATACCTGCTAAAGCGAACGCTTCTTGCTATTCCTACGCTAATTGCCATTAGCATGGTGATCTACCTGGTCCTATCACTCGCTCCTGGAGATCCGTTAGGTGAGCTTGCTAACAGCCCTTCGATCACGGCGCAAGTCCGAGAGAATATCCGCCGCGCGCTGGGCCTTGATCAGCCTATCTACATCCGCTATGTCAAATGGGCGACTGCCTTTTTGACGGGCAATATGGGCTACTCTTTCGTTAGCCCTGTACCAGTAAGCGAACTCATTTGGCAGCGTTTACCCACTACGCTTTGGATTGTGGGTAGCGCCTATATCTGCGCTATTTTAGTTGCCTTTCCCTTAGGCGTCCTTTCTGCACTTAAGCGCTACAGCTGGATAGATCAGCTTGTGACTACCTTTGCCTTTGCCGGATTTTCCATTCCGCCTTTCTTCACAGGACTGCTGTTTATTCTGTTGTTTAGTGTCATGCTAGGCTGGCTACCCTTCATCTATGACAGTACGCTTGTTGTCAATAGTTTAGGCAGCTTGTGGCAACAAATCAAACAGTCGATTATGCCCGTAGCAGTGCTTACGCTTTTTCAAACAGCAGTACTTATGCGCTATATTCGCGCTGCTGTCATTGAACAACTGAACCTAGACTATGTCCGTACAGCCTATGCTAAAGGTCTTAGCAGCTGGCAGGTGATCATCCGCCATGTCCTTCGCAACGCGCTGATTCCGGTAGTAACGCTAATCGCGCTAGATATGCCAGCGGTATTCACCGGGGCGCTAGTCACTGAACAGGTTTTTCGAGTACCCGGCATCGGCTCATTGCTAATCGACTCAATTAATCGAAAAGATACGCCAGTGGTGATGTCGATTACCTTCATCTACGCAATCTTAATTGTGCTCTTCAACTTAGTTGCTGATCTACTCTATAGCGTGCTAGACCCTAGGATTCGCTATTGA
- a CDS encoding peptide ABC transporter substrate-binding protein has protein sequence MRLINSRTQLIKHSSRLVRRSTKRFLTVAMLPILGASLLIACNSQPRATTTEAANEPIDEQAGSQTDDQTLKLLYWQAPTTLNPHLSPGTKDREAASPVLEPLAAYNEAEALEPILAAEIPTTENGGISADGTTVTWRLKEGVLWSDGEPFTAEDVVFTYEFITTPEVGSTSTEFYGEIAEVKALDELTVEITFKQPTPAPMNPFVGGSGMILPEHIFADYVNARARSAPGNTSPVGTNAFMVTEFKPGDTIVYEPNPNFRGESPAFSRVEMKGGGDTVSAARAVLQTGEADYAWNVQAEPAVIEALEAEGKGEMTYVFKPMMERVYINFSDPNREVDAERSHKDTPHPFLSEKPVRQAINLAIDRETIATQLYGEAGTVATNFIVAPDKYASPNTTYTLDLQRAADLLDDAGWIDTNDNGIRDKNGVEMELLFTSSVNPVRQKTQEIIKQSLESIGMSVELKSVEASVYFGDATNHDSVNRFLSDLQLFAFDSETPEPDSYMELYACDQISQKENQWSKENSSRYCNPEYDALLDQLAQEIDPEKRAALFVEMNDLLIEDVALIPLVRRSDAYAITNSLTNLEFTPWAASTWKMDGWGKT, from the coding sequence ATGCGGCTTATCAATTCCAGAACGCAGCTGATCAAGCACTCTAGCCGTTTAGTGAGGCGATCAACGAAACGATTTCTCACCGTGGCGATGCTTCCTATCTTGGGCGCTAGCCTGCTGATAGCCTGCAACTCTCAACCTAGAGCGACGACCACTGAGGCCGCCAACGAGCCAATAGATGAGCAAGCGGGCAGTCAAACGGACGATCAAACACTAAAGCTACTTTACTGGCAGGCGCCAACTACCCTAAACCCCCACCTGTCACCGGGGACAAAAGATCGTGAAGCGGCTAGTCCCGTCTTAGAACCGCTGGCGGCTTATAACGAGGCTGAAGCGTTAGAGCCTATTCTTGCCGCAGAAATTCCTACGACCGAGAATGGTGGCATTAGCGCCGATGGCACTACCGTTACTTGGCGATTGAAAGAAGGTGTTCTGTGGTCAGACGGCGAGCCTTTTACAGCTGAAGATGTTGTTTTTACTTACGAATTTATCACCACGCCTGAAGTCGGCTCTACCTCAACAGAGTTCTATGGTGAGATAGCTGAGGTTAAGGCGCTAGATGAACTCACTGTAGAAATTACGTTCAAGCAGCCTACACCGGCACCGATGAATCCGTTTGTCGGCGGCAGTGGCATGATCTTGCCAGAGCATATCTTCGCAGACTATGTCAATGCTAGGGCTCGTTCTGCGCCCGGTAATACCTCGCCGGTTGGCACAAATGCCTTTATGGTCACCGAGTTTAAGCCGGGCGATACGATTGTCTATGAACCTAATCCAAACTTTAGGGGTGAGTCGCCGGCTTTTAGCCGAGTAGAGATGAAAGGAGGCGGTGATACGGTCTCAGCAGCGCGGGCAGTTTTGCAAACGGGTGAGGCGGACTATGCTTGGAATGTTCAAGCAGAGCCAGCGGTCATAGAAGCGCTAGAGGCCGAGGGTAAAGGCGAAATGACCTATGTGTTTAAACCTATGATGGAAAGGGTCTATATCAACTTTTCAGATCCAAATCGAGAAGTAGACGCAGAGCGATCGCACAAAGACACCCCTCATCCATTCCTATCAGAAAAGCCCGTTCGTCAAGCCATTAATCTGGCTATTGATAGAGAGACCATTGCTACTCAGCTCTATGGCGAGGCGGGTACAGTTGCCACTAACTTTATCGTCGCTCCCGATAAGTATGCTTCGCCGAACACGACCTACACACTTGATCTTCAGCGGGCAGCTGATCTCCTAGACGATGCGGGCTGGATCGATACCAATGACAATGGCATCCGCGATAAAAACGGTGTCGAAATGGAATTGTTATTCACCAGTTCTGTGAACCCCGTTCGCCAGAAGACGCAAGAGATCATTAAACAAAGTTTAGAATCGATTGGCATGTCTGTTGAGCTAAAGAGCGTAGAAGCAAGTGTCTATTTTGGAGATGCGACCAATCATGATTCTGTGAATCGCTTTCTGTCAGATTTACAGCTCTTTGCCTTCGACAGCGAGACACCTGAACCCGATTCGTACATGGAGCTATACGCCTGTGACCAGATCTCGCAAAAAGAGAATCAGTGGTCGAAAGAAAACTCTTCTCGCTATTGCAACCCCGAGTATGACGCGCTGCTAGACCAGTTAGCCCAAGAGATTGATCCCGAGAAAAGAGCGGCCTTGTTCGTTGAAATGAATGATTTGCTAATCGAGGATGTAGCACTCATTCCTCTGGTACGGCGAAGTGATGCCTATGCGATCACGAACTCTCTAACCAACCTAGAATTTACGCCCTGGGCAGCAAGCACCTGGAAGATGGATGGCTGGGGAAAGACGTGA
- a CDS encoding GIY-YIG nuclease family protein, which yields MSEDRQAFLLSDSALQAASYSTYQNFQPSTQVGLAELKAWKKRVFGFQTQITAIEQGCLFGDDRADNSSHSETTSPNLVSAIDPFALRKQNTEFWRWQFDDVGVAAMYFVIDYASTAHSRPVVLYIGETIKSNQRWKGEHDCKRYLLNYRQAHYDSGLRSELGIAFWPKAPSDRKARQQLESALIRHWRSPFNKENWRFWNTPFVEAQL from the coding sequence ATGAGCGAAGATCGTCAGGCCTTTCTACTCTCTGATTCAGCACTACAGGCAGCTAGCTATTCTACCTACCAAAATTTCCAACCGTCGACGCAAGTAGGACTCGCTGAGCTAAAGGCTTGGAAAAAAAGGGTCTTTGGCTTTCAAACCCAGATAACCGCTATAGAGCAAGGCTGTCTGTTTGGTGATGACAGAGCTGACAACAGCAGCCATAGCGAAACTACTTCGCCCAACCTAGTGAGCGCCATCGACCCCTTCGCGCTACGCAAGCAAAATACTGAATTTTGGCGCTGGCAGTTTGACGATGTAGGCGTGGCCGCGATGTACTTTGTGATCGACTACGCCAGCACTGCCCATAGCCGTCCGGTAGTCTTGTACATTGGTGAAACGATCAAATCAAACCAGCGATGGAAAGGCGAGCATGACTGCAAACGCTATCTGCTTAACTATCGCCAAGCCCATTACGACAGCGGTCTGCGTAGTGAGCTAGGTATTGCCTTCTGGCCAAAAGCACCTAGTGATCGCAAAGCCCGACAGCAGCTAGAGTCGGCGCTGATACGACATTGGCGATCGCCTTTTAACAAAGAAAACTGGCGATTCTGGAATACACCTTTTGTAGAAGCCCAGCTATAG
- a CDS encoding DMT family transporter yields MTPLKKSPRTVLGIVLVLLSAVGLAAQNVVSRVFFVPSLIFGRVTFGGFITSELSNVVMLLAIRMAMMAVLLMLLVPWLHPGTFIALKRLPRSPKVFSAAIGSGLCIFGGLTCLYTALSQIAAGVAIAAFFIYPAITVLLARVFFNQRLRPHQLTLMIVIFIGVILTNANITPAASTDIATTFLGLRYGLWAGLGAGLCFGLYGIFAELCLQDQDLPLHPVPFSLVTFIGVSSLATLSLSILPPVSVLPATWPLILMATLFSAGLTLVAYVLNNFGIRYIGASLTALISASSPALTALFAWVTLQESLQPQQNAGVALVTIGVAILSLKAKA; encoded by the coding sequence ATGACTCCTCTGAAAAAATCACCCCGAACCGTTCTCGGCATTGTTTTAGTTTTGCTAAGCGCGGTTGGCCTAGCTGCACAAAACGTCGTTTCTAGAGTCTTTTTTGTACCGAGTCTGATTTTTGGCAGGGTTACTTTTGGCGGATTCATTACCTCAGAGCTGAGCAATGTGGTCATGCTGCTGGCTATCCGCATGGCGATGATGGCTGTTTTGCTGATGCTGCTTGTGCCCTGGCTTCATCCTGGAACGTTTATAGCGCTAAAGCGACTACCCCGATCGCCCAAGGTATTTAGCGCAGCAATCGGCAGTGGACTATGCATCTTTGGCGGCCTCACTTGTCTATACACTGCCCTAAGTCAGATTGCAGCTGGGGTGGCGATCGCGGCTTTCTTCATCTATCCAGCGATTACAGTTCTTCTAGCTCGCGTCTTTTTCAACCAAAGACTGCGCCCCCATCAGCTCACTTTGATGATTGTTATCTTTATCGGCGTAATTTTAACAAATGCCAACATCACACCAGCAGCTAGCACAGATATTGCCACTACGTTTTTGGGATTAAGGTATGGTCTTTGGGCTGGCTTAGGTGCTGGTCTGTGCTTTGGTCTCTATGGCATCTTCGCCGAGCTTTGCCTACAAGATCAAGATCTGCCACTACATCCGGTACCTTTCTCTTTAGTCACCTTTATAGGTGTCTCTAGCCTAGCTACGCTTTCGCTTTCGATCTTACCCCCCGTTTCTGTTCTTCCTGCTACCTGGCCGCTGATTTTGATGGCCACGCTTTTCTCCGCTGGCCTTACCTTAGTGGCCTACGTGCTGAATAATTTTGGTATCCGCTACATCGGTGCGTCTCTGACTGCCTTAATCAGCGCTAGTTCGCCTGCTCTAACCGCGCTATTTGCCTGGGTTACCCTTCAAGAATCGCTTCAGCCGCAGCAGAATGCGGGTGTTGCGCTAGTAACTATCGGGGTTGCTATCTTGAGTCTTAAAGCTAAAGCTTGA
- the uraD gene encoding 2-oxo-4-hydroxy-4-carboxy-5-ureidoimidazoline decarboxylase produces the protein MYSLEIVNQMTQAEFVAALGPIFEETPSIAERAWHQRPFISIEELWQAMVDIVKTDSAAKQLALIKAHPDLGSRAGMAEASMQEQAGAGLSQMSKRNYDRFHQLNNAYKQKFGFPFVMAVKGYRMEDILQAFEERLENDGESERVRSLFEIFQIARFRLEDCID, from the coding sequence ATGTATTCACTTGAGATCGTTAACCAAATGACACAGGCTGAGTTTGTCGCAGCGCTAGGGCCCATTTTTGAAGAAACCCCTTCTATTGCCGAGCGAGCATGGCATCAACGCCCTTTTATCTCTATCGAAGAGCTGTGGCAGGCTATGGTAGACATTGTCAAAACAGATTCAGCCGCGAAGCAGCTGGCATTAATCAAAGCGCATCCTGATCTAGGTAGCCGAGCAGGTATGGCAGAAGCCTCTATGCAAGAACAGGCAGGTGCCGGACTTAGCCAAATGAGTAAGAGAAACTACGACAGATTTCACCAGTTAAACAATGCTTATAAGCAGAAGTTTGGATTTCCCTTTGTAATGGCTGTTAAAGGCTACCGGATGGAAGATATTCTACAAGCCTTCGAAGAGAGGTTAGAAAATGATGGGGAAAGCGAGCGGGTGCGATCGCTCTTCGAAATTTTCCAGATTGCCCGGTTCCGTTTAGAAGATTGTATCGATTAA
- a CDS encoding CAP domain-containing protein gives MQNSAFEQEVLELTNNFRQQNGLKPLVLDQNLEKAADSHTQAMANDDFFSHTGKDGSKPWDRAKKAGYESGFVGENIAAGYGTPKAVVDGWIDSPGHRANMLDSDYNEIGLGHYFLENDTGSVNYNNYWTQLFGKGDVTGSVAKSPPKSSPKPPSSPTPEPTFNSRSVIKGSAGSDKLIGDANNQILTGKRGNDILDGRAGNDKLRGGGGNDKLFGGEGNDMLLGGGGRDLLQGAAQNGTNEKDILTGGGGGDRFVIGDKNRTFYDDGKANSMGLKDYALITDFNQSRDIIQLSAKYSYRLGAAPRGVESGQALLIDNPAGQKDELVAIIQNGQNLQLDSSAFDFV, from the coding sequence ATGCAAAATAGTGCATTTGAACAAGAAGTCCTCGAACTTACCAACAACTTTCGTCAGCAAAACGGGTTAAAGCCTCTAGTTCTCGATCAGAACTTAGAGAAAGCTGCTGACTCGCATACTCAAGCGATGGCTAATGATGACTTTTTTAGTCATACCGGAAAAGATGGCTCGAAGCCGTGGGACCGAGCTAAAAAAGCCGGTTATGAGTCTGGATTTGTAGGAGAGAATATTGCCGCTGGCTACGGAACGCCTAAGGCAGTCGTCGACGGCTGGATCGATAGTCCTGGTCACCGGGCGAATATGCTAGATTCCGATTACAACGAAATTGGTTTGGGTCACTACTTCTTAGAAAACGACACAGGCAGCGTTAACTACAACAACTACTGGACTCAGCTATTTGGCAAAGGAGACGTTACAGGCTCAGTCGCTAAATCACCGCCTAAGTCGTCGCCAAAGCCACCATCCTCTCCTACCCCTGAACCTACCTTCAATAGCCGTTCGGTCATTAAAGGTAGTGCTGGTAGTGACAAACTGATAGGTGATGCTAACAATCAGATCCTGACTGGGAAGCGCGGAAACGATATTCTTGATGGGAGAGCAGGTAATGATAAATTACGAGGCGGCGGCGGCAATGACAAGCTCTTTGGCGGTGAGGGTAATGATATGCTGCTAGGCGGCGGCGGTAGAGATTTATTGCAAGGCGCTGCTCAGAACGGAACGAATGAGAAGGATATCTTGACGGGGGGTGGCGGTGGCGATCGCTTTGTTATAGGCGACAAAAATCGGACCTTCTACGACGATGGTAAAGCGAACTCTATGGGATTAAAAGACTATGCCCTAATTACCGATTTCAATCAGTCAAGAGATATTATTCAGCTCAGCGCGAAGTATAGCTACCGTTTAGGGGCTGCTCCTCGAGGCGTAGAAAGTGGTCAGGCGCTGCTAATTGATAATCCGGCAGGTCAAAAAGATGAGCTTGTCGCTATCATTCAAAATGGGCAGAACCTTCAGCTTGATAGTAGTGCTTTTGACTTCGTATAG
- the topA gene encoding type I DNA topoisomerase, whose protein sequence is MSTLVIVESPTKAKTIRNYLPKGYKVEASMGHVRDLPKSAKEIPAKVKKEKWAQIGVNTEADFEPLYIVPTDKKKVVKTLKDALKGADELILATDEDREGESISWHLLQVLKPKVPIKRMVFHEITQEAIQEALSSCRDIDDKLVHAQETRRILDRLVGYTVSPLLWKKIAFGLSAGRVQSVSVRLLVERERARRAFRRGSYWDLKAALLETGKKVDPFDAKLVSVGGTRVATGSDFDEATGQVKAGRNVLLLNEEEAIALRQRLESSAWTVSNIEERPNTRKPAPPFTTSTLQQEANRKLGLSARDTMRTAQSLYEKGFITYMRTDSTSLSQQAIAAARSCVENKYGKDYLSPKPRQFKAKSKGAQEAHEAIRPSGEVFRIPQETRLKERELKLYDLIWKRTVATQMAEARQTNITMQIEVDDAMFKATGKRIDFPGFFRAYVEGSDNPDAAIENQEIILPDVKAGDPLDCASLEAIGHETQPPARYTEASLVKTLEKEGIGRPSTYATVISTIVARRYAELIGNSLVPTFTAFAVTELLEKNFPDLVDVHFTANMEKTLDDISVGNAEWLPYLKGFYGGDDGLAHQVEERQDNIDPTEARTVDLDDLAAKVRIGKYGAYVELDKEEETVRASIPDGVSPADLDDEQVEVLLKQKTEGPEKIDLHPETGEPMYLLIGRYGPYVQLGDVTEENKKPKRTSLPKGVKAEDVTPEMAVGLLSLPRLLGVHPKTGNNIKASLGRFGPYIVHSKGKEEGKDDYRSLKGDDDVLTVTLDRALELLAQPKATRSRKAASPIHEIGKHPVDEEPINVYDGPYGPYIKHGKVNVSVPEGKKPEEVTVEEAVALLKEKGGEVKKKSTTKKTSSRKKTATKKGTTKKKTAASSTKTRTAAAKKTTKKSTTKKISTGKNNP, encoded by the coding sequence ATGTCCACGCTTGTTATTGTCGAGTCTCCAACCAAAGCCAAAACCATTCGTAACTACCTGCCTAAAGGCTACAAGGTAGAGGCGTCGATGGGTCATGTGCGCGACTTGCCCAAATCAGCCAAGGAGATTCCAGCTAAGGTTAAAAAGGAAAAGTGGGCCCAAATAGGGGTCAATACCGAAGCTGACTTTGAGCCGCTCTACATCGTACCGACTGACAAAAAGAAAGTTGTTAAAACTTTAAAGGATGCGCTTAAAGGTGCAGACGAGCTGATTCTGGCTACTGATGAAGATCGCGAAGGTGAGAGCATTAGCTGGCACCTATTGCAGGTGCTAAAGCCCAAAGTGCCAATTAAGCGCATGGTTTTTCATGAGATTACTCAAGAGGCTATTCAAGAAGCGCTATCAAGCTGCCGTGATATCGATGACAAGTTAGTTCACGCTCAAGAGACCCGCCGCATCTTAGATAGGCTGGTAGGGTATACCGTCTCGCCTCTACTTTGGAAAAAGATCGCTTTTGGCCTGTCTGCTGGCCGAGTACAGTCTGTCTCTGTTCGACTGCTAGTAGAAAGAGAACGGGCTAGAAGAGCCTTTAGACGCGGCTCGTATTGGGATCTTAAAGCAGCGCTGCTAGAAACAGGGAAAAAAGTAGACCCCTTCGATGCCAAGCTAGTTTCTGTTGGCGGTACTCGTGTGGCTACTGGTAGTGATTTCGACGAGGCTACTGGCCAAGTCAAAGCGGGTCGCAATGTGCTTTTACTCAATGAAGAAGAGGCGATCGCCCTGCGTCAGCGTTTAGAGAGCAGCGCTTGGACCGTTTCAAATATAGAAGAGCGGCCGAACACTCGTAAGCCAGCGCCGCCGTTTACGACCTCTACGTTGCAGCAGGAAGCCAACCGTAAGCTAGGACTCTCTGCTCGCGATACGATGCGTACCGCTCAAAGCCTGTACGAGAAAGGGTTTATCACCTATATGCGGACTGATTCAACCAGCTTGTCACAGCAGGCGATCGCGGCGGCCCGGAGCTGCGTTGAAAACAAGTATGGCAAAGACTACCTCAGTCCCAAACCTCGACAGTTCAAAGCCAAAAGCAAGGGCGCTCAAGAAGCCCATGAAGCCATTCGTCCCTCCGGTGAAGTTTTTCGCATACCGCAGGAAACTCGCCTTAAGGAGCGCGAACTCAAGCTATACGATCTGATCTGGAAGCGTACTGTCGCGACGCAAATGGCTGAAGCTCGTCAAACTAACATCACAATGCAAATTGAAGTTGACGACGCAATGTTTAAAGCGACCGGTAAACGCATTGATTTTCCTGGGTTTTTCCGCGCTTATGTCGAGGGTTCTGATAATCCCGATGCTGCTATCGAAAACCAAGAGATTATCCTGCCTGATGTGAAAGCAGGCGACCCGCTTGACTGCGCTAGCCTAGAGGCAATTGGCCATGAAACTCAGCCGCCCGCTCGCTATACCGAAGCGTCACTAGTCAAGACCTTAGAAAAAGAAGGCATTGGTCGTCCAAGTACCTACGCTACCGTTATCAGTACTATTGTCGCTCGCCGCTACGCTGAGCTGATTGGTAATAGTTTAGTTCCTACCTTTACCGCTTTTGCAGTAACTGAACTGCTAGAAAAGAATTTTCCTGACTTAGTAGATGTTCACTTCACAGCGAACATGGAGAAAACACTTGATGATATCTCTGTAGGCAATGCGGAATGGCTACCCTACCTCAAGGGCTTTTATGGCGGGGATGATGGCTTGGCCCATCAGGTAGAAGAGCGCCAAGACAATATTGATCCGACGGAAGCTCGCACGGTTGATCTAGATGATCTAGCAGCGAAGGTACGAATTGGTAAATACGGCGCATACGTTGAACTTGATAAAGAAGAAGAAACAGTTCGAGCTTCGATTCCCGACGGCGTGAGTCCGGCCGATCTAGACGATGAACAAGTTGAAGTCCTGCTAAAGCAGAAGACAGAAGGCCCTGAGAAGATCGATCTTCACCCTGAAACCGGTGAGCCGATGTACTTACTCATCGGTCGCTACGGTCCTTATGTTCAGCTTGGTGATGTTACCGAAGAGAACAAAAAGCCTAAGCGGACCTCTTTACCGAAGGGCGTAAAGGCAGAAGATGTCACACCAGAGATGGCTGTTGGCTTACTTTCTCTGCCGCGGCTGCTGGGCGTTCATCCTAAAACGGGGAACAATATCAAAGCCAGCTTGGGTCGGTTTGGTCCATACATTGTTCATTCTAAGGGGAAAGAAGAGGGTAAAGATGATTATCGCTCGCTTAAAGGCGATGATGACGTGCTCACGGTTACTTTGGATCGCGCCCTAGAACTACTGGCACAGCCCAAGGCGACTCGAAGTCGTAAAGCAGCCTCCCCAATTCATGAGATCGGTAAGCATCCTGTTGATGAAGAACCAATTAACGTCTACGACGGCCCCTATGGTCCCTACATCAAGCATGGAAAGGTAAACGTTTCTGTTCCCGAGGGGAAAAAGCCAGAAGAGGTAACCGTAGAAGAAGCAGTTGCCTTGCTAAAAGAAAAAGGCGGCGAAGTCAAGAAAAAATCAACGACCAAAAAAACATCTTCTAGAAAGAAGACAGCAACAAAAAAAGGAACAACTAAGAAGAAGACAGCCGCTAGTAGTACGAAGACAAGGACAGCTGCCGCTAAGAAAACTACCAAGAAGTCTACCACTAAGAAAATTTCAACTGGTAAGAACAATCCCTAG
- a CDS encoding NAD(P)H-quinone oxidoreductase subunit N: MDFANIAAQLNAGIILPEGIVIATIMTLIVTDIIGGRGVTKWLPYIAMAGLTAAVADLYLQWGASEPIAFLGSFNGDDLSIVFRGIIALSTIVTIPMCIRYIERSGTALAEFLTILLTATLGGMFLSGADELVTMFVSLETLSISSYLLTGYMKRDPRSNEAALKYLLIGAASAAIFLYGMSLLYGLSGGETNLSAIASQISAANTTAPIGLIIALVFVIAGIAFKVAAVPFHQWTPDVYEGSPTPVVAFLSVGSKTAGFALAIRLLLTAFPMVAEQWRFVFAALAILSMVLGNVVALAQTSMKRLLAYSSIGQAGIVMIGFIIGTDAGYSSVIFYLFIYLFMNLGAFTCVILFTLRTGTDQISEYSGLYQRDPLLTLCLSICLLSLGGIPPLSGFFGKIYVFWAGWQAGAYTLVLVGLITSVISIYYYIRVVKMMVVKEPQEMSDSVKAYKDNDWALPGMRPLQVSLVLAVVVTALSGVLANPLLTLANSSVARTPLLQRSVLARTAEIASVQVETSETFDIAKR, translated from the coding sequence ATGGATTTTGCCAATATTGCCGCTCAGCTCAATGCGGGCATCATTTTGCCAGAAGGAATTGTGATCGCCACGATTATGACGCTGATTGTGACTGATATCATCGGCGGACGGGGGGTAACGAAATGGTTGCCCTACATCGCGATGGCAGGATTGACTGCGGCGGTAGCTGATCTTTATCTCCAATGGGGTGCCTCTGAGCCAATTGCTTTTCTAGGCAGCTTTAATGGTGACGATCTCAGCATTGTTTTTCGCGGAATTATTGCGCTCTCGACGATTGTTACTATTCCGATGTGTATCCGCTACATCGAGCGTTCGGGAACAGCACTCGCAGAGTTTCTGACAATTCTTCTGACGGCGACGCTAGGCGGGATGTTCTTATCAGGTGCAGACGAGCTGGTTACGATGTTTGTCTCGTTAGAGACGTTGAGTATTTCGTCTTATCTGCTGACGGGCTATATGAAGCGCGATCCCCGCTCGAATGAGGCGGCGCTGAAATATTTATTAATTGGCGCAGCGAGTGCGGCAATCTTTCTATATGGAATGTCCTTGCTTTATGGACTTTCGGGGGGTGAAACGAATCTAAGTGCGATCGCCTCTCAGATCTCAGCTGCTAATACCACTGCCCCTATTGGCCTGATTATTGCGCTGGTTTTTGTCATTGCTGGTATTGCCTTTAAAGTGGCAGCTGTTCCCTTTCACCAATGGACGCCCGATGTGTACGAGGGGTCACCGACCCCTGTAGTGGCCTTCTTATCGGTCGGCTCTAAAACAGCTGGATTTGCTCTAGCCATTCGCTTATTGCTAACTGCTTTTCCCATGGTTGCTGAGCAGTGGCGGTTTGTATTCGCAGCGCTAGCTATTCTTAGTATGGTGTTAGGAAATGTCGTTGCCCTGGCGCAAACTAGCATGAAGCGTCTGCTTGCCTACTCTTCGATTGGTCAAGCTGGAATTGTGATGATTGGCTTCATCATTGGGACTGATGCTGGCTACTCTAGTGTTATCTTCTACCTGTTTATCTATCTATTTATGAACTTGGGCGCGTTTACCTGCGTTATCCTGTTCACTTTGCGTACAGGCACTGATCAAATTAGTGAATATAGCGGTTTATATCAGCGCGATCCCCTGTTGACACTTTGTTTGAGTATCTGTCTGCTCTCTTTGGGTGGCATTCCTCCGCTATCTGGTTTCTTCGGTAAGATCTATGTCTTTTGGGCGGGCTGGCAAGCCGGTGCTTACACTCTAGTACTGGTTGGATTAATTACCAGCGTCATCTCCATCTATTACTACATTCGCGTCGTCAAAATGATGGTAGTAAAAGAGCCTCAAGAAATGTCTGACTCTGTAAAAGCATACAAGGACAATGATTGGGCATTGCCAGGGATGCGACCACTACAGGTGAGCTTGGTATTGGCCGTGGTGGTCACTGCTCTATCTGGCGTACTGGCTAATCCGCTGTTGACGCTAGCAAATAGTTCGGTTGCTCGAACGCCTCTCTTGCAGCGTTCGGTACTGGCGCGAACAGCAGAAATCGCATCGGTACAGGTAGAGACTTCTGAGACCTTTGACATTGCAAAGCGCTAA